The Sinorhizobium meliloti genome includes a window with the following:
- a CDS encoding zinc-dependent alcohol dehydrogenase family protein: MPTMRAAVVEAANGPFRVSDLEHPVPKSGEVLVRIKASGVNPLDTKIRAGAAAHARHQLPAVLGLDLAGIVEDVGGGVTRFSPGDEVYGMTGGVGGHQGSLAQYAAVDERLLAIRPSNLSMREAAALPLIFITAWEGLVDRVNARAGQTVLVLGAGGGVGHIAVQIAIALGADVYGVDSTSKGDYLRSLGATAIDYSSEEVESYVARHSGSKGFDVVYDTVGGAGLDTAFKAVARFGHVVSCLGWGTHALAPLSFKSATYSGVFTLIPLLTGEGREHHGDIMREATKLVEAGKVSPRLDPRTFTLETAANAHELIEHRKANGKLVIDVD, translated from the coding sequence ATGCCAACGATGAGAGCGGCGGTGGTCGAGGCGGCAAATGGTCCGTTCCGTGTTTCCGACCTCGAACATCCAGTTCCCAAGTCCGGTGAGGTACTGGTTCGTATCAAAGCAAGCGGCGTGAACCCCCTCGACACTAAAATCCGCGCCGGAGCGGCAGCACATGCCCGGCATCAACTGCCCGCCGTCCTCGGGCTCGACCTCGCGGGGATCGTGGAGGATGTCGGCGGGGGCGTCACACGGTTTTCTCCCGGTGACGAGGTCTACGGCATGACCGGAGGTGTCGGCGGCCATCAAGGCTCTCTGGCTCAGTACGCGGCGGTTGACGAACGGTTATTGGCCATCAGGCCGTCGAACCTCTCCATGCGCGAGGCAGCGGCGCTGCCACTCATCTTCATCACCGCATGGGAGGGCCTCGTTGACAGAGTCAACGCAAGGGCTGGACAAACGGTCCTCGTACTCGGTGCCGGCGGTGGCGTGGGGCATATCGCTGTGCAGATCGCCATCGCGCTGGGAGCCGACGTCTACGGTGTCGATTCGACGTCCAAGGGAGACTACCTCCGCAGTCTAGGAGCGACGGCGATCGACTATTCCTCCGAGGAGGTCGAATCTTATGTGGCGAGGCATTCCGGCAGCAAAGGCTTCGATGTCGTCTATGACACGGTGGGCGGCGCGGGATTGGACACGGCATTCAAAGCCGTCGCGCGCTTCGGACATGTCGTGAGTTGCCTCGGTTGGGGAACTCATGCCCTGGCTCCTCTCTCGTTCAAATCAGCGACCTACTCCGGTGTCTTCACCTTGATCCCGCTCCTGACGGGAGAGGGACGAGAGCACCACGGCGATATCATGCGGGAGGCCACGAAGCTGGTGGAAGCCGGGAAAGTCTCACCGCGCCTTGATCCGAGAACATTCACCCTTGAGACCGCTGCAAACGCCCATGAGCTGATCGAACACCGAAAGGCCAACGGCAAACTTGTTATCGATGTCGATTGA
- a CDS encoding trans-sulfuration enzyme family protein, which yields MKDLTRCVVTPKVDTEGFVALGAGVYRASTIMFENAEAYANRGKRGPDGYSYGLYGTPTTRTLEAKLTVLEQGVRTFLLPSGQAANAIAMLPFLRAGDGVLLADSVYPPVRDFANTDLARFGVEVGYYDPADPSDLEARLNDRTKIVWCESPGSTTMEVQDLPRIADIAHRYGALLGCDNTWATPLNYKPLSLGADIVTEGLTKYISGHSDVLLGSLTVRDEQLTAPIRSTLGRLGICVSPDDASLVLRGLETLGVRMRHASEGALQLISRIQAADIVDRVLHPALPTSPGHSIWKRDFLGSSGVFGIVFKEGLSRHVAPSLDVLKTFAIGASWGGTRSLIAPMPVKAYRSVTQWDGDDLILRLSVGLEDHQDLVEDVDALLKEISARRSAWTIPR from the coding sequence ATGAAGGACCTCACGCGCTGCGTCGTTACACCAAAGGTTGATACGGAAGGCTTCGTGGCACTCGGTGCTGGAGTGTACCGTGCTTCAACAATCATGTTCGAGAATGCCGAGGCATATGCCAACCGCGGAAAGCGCGGTCCCGACGGCTATAGCTATGGACTGTACGGTACGCCAACCACTCGAACACTCGAGGCCAAACTGACAGTCCTGGAGCAAGGTGTCAGGACATTCCTTTTACCGTCTGGTCAAGCAGCAAACGCAATTGCGATGCTTCCGTTCCTCAGGGCGGGTGACGGCGTGCTCCTAGCCGATTCCGTTTATCCTCCAGTACGCGATTTCGCCAATACGGACCTGGCTCGCTTCGGCGTCGAGGTTGGCTACTACGATCCTGCCGATCCATCCGATCTCGAAGCTCGCCTTAACGACCGAACCAAGATCGTCTGGTGCGAGTCGCCAGGGTCTACAACTATGGAAGTCCAGGACCTTCCGAGGATCGCGGACATCGCTCATCGGTATGGGGCATTGCTTGGCTGCGACAACACCTGGGCGACGCCGTTGAACTACAAGCCGCTGTCACTCGGAGCCGACATCGTCACGGAAGGGCTGACCAAGTATATTTCGGGACACTCCGATGTCTTGCTGGGATCGTTGACGGTCCGGGATGAACAGCTAACGGCTCCGATACGGTCTACGCTTGGAAGGTTGGGAATATGCGTCTCTCCTGACGACGCCTCGTTGGTTTTGAGAGGACTCGAAACACTTGGCGTCCGCATGAGACATGCCAGCGAAGGCGCATTGCAGTTGATCTCCCGGATTCAGGCAGCCGATATCGTGGACCGCGTTCTTCACCCTGCTCTGCCCACGAGCCCCGGACACTCGATCTGGAAACGAGATTTCCTCGGCTCGTCCGGTGTGTTCGGCATTGTTTTCAAGGAAGGTCTTTCGCGCCATGTCGCGCCCTCACTCGACGTGCTCAAGACGTTCGCGATCGGGGCGTCCTGGGGCGGAACACGCAGTCTGATCGCGCCGATGCCCGTGAAGGCCTACCGGTCGGTGACACAATGGGACGGAGATGATCTCATTCTGCGTCTTAGCGTCGGCTTAGAAGACCATCAAGACCTCGTTGAAGATGTCGACGCTCTTCTCAAGGAGATTTCCGCACGGCGCTCCGCGTGGACCATCCCGCGCTGA
- a CDS encoding carboxymuconolactone decarboxylase family protein, which translates to MSMIDWNSYHDQVLAGVGELASLNPDVIRGYQAIGGAARKSNLLGSKVNELIALAAAVSLRCDGCIVVHTDAALKAGATREEIAEALGTAIGVNAGAGLVYSTRVMDAVKSKS; encoded by the coding sequence ATGTCAATGATCGATTGGAATTCCTATCACGACCAGGTCCTCGCCGGCGTCGGTGAACTCGCTTCCTTGAATCCGGATGTGATCAGAGGCTATCAGGCGATCGGTGGAGCAGCTCGCAAATCCAACTTGCTCGGCTCCAAGGTAAACGAACTAATCGCGCTAGCGGCCGCAGTCTCCTTGCGCTGCGATGGATGCATCGTTGTCCACACGGACGCCGCTTTAAAAGCCGGTGCGACGCGCGAAGAGATCGCTGAGGCCCTCGGCACTGCGATCGGCGTCAACGCCGGCGCGGGTTTGGTTTATTCCACTCGAGTAATGGATGCTGTCAAATCGAAGTCGTGA
- a CDS encoding MBL fold metallo-hydrolase yields the protein MTQDLKLSRRGFCLCCMAASTFAVSGGWLSPRQAFAKAQGIVDMIRDEAAKAPIKVHEVRAGVAILEGSGGNIAVLTGEDGKLLVDGGITASRLRILDALAGLGKQPVMHLINTHWHFDHTDGNEWLNAEGAVILAHENTKKRLMTIQRVDDWDFEFPRPPLAAVPSETVGDETSLKLNKSTLMLKHHPNAHTDGDISVTFREANIVHTGDLYWNGIYPFIDYSTGGGIDGKIRAVEEILSRVTDETIVIPGHGQPLSKKSELSDYRKMLVDIRGNVARLKAEGKPIDEVIAAKPTEQFDAKWGQFVIGPEFFTRLVYHGV from the coding sequence ATGACCCAAGACTTAAAGCTTTCCCGCCGCGGGTTTTGTCTGTGCTGCATGGCCGCCTCGACCTTTGCTGTCTCCGGAGGCTGGCTCAGCCCACGCCAGGCTTTCGCCAAGGCGCAGGGCATCGTCGACATGATCCGCGACGAGGCGGCGAAAGCACCGATCAAGGTGCACGAGGTCAGAGCCGGCGTCGCCATACTGGAAGGGTCAGGGGGGAACATTGCCGTTCTAACCGGGGAGGACGGGAAACTCCTGGTCGATGGAGGCATAACCGCCTCCCGCCTCCGGATACTCGATGCCCTGGCTGGGCTTGGCAAGCAACCTGTCATGCATCTGATCAACACGCACTGGCATTTCGACCACACGGACGGAAATGAATGGCTGAACGCTGAAGGTGCGGTGATCCTTGCGCACGAGAACACCAAGAAACGCCTTATGACGATCCAGAGAGTGGACGACTGGGATTTCGAGTTTCCGCGGCCACCGCTTGCCGCCGTGCCGTCGGAAACTGTCGGCGATGAGACCTCGCTCAAGCTCAACAAGTCGACGCTGATGCTAAAGCACCACCCCAACGCGCATACGGACGGCGACATCTCGGTCACGTTCCGCGAAGCGAATATCGTCCACACCGGAGACCTGTACTGGAATGGCATTTATCCGTTTATAGACTATTCGACCGGGGGCGGGATCGACGGCAAGATCAGGGCGGTCGAGGAAATCCTCTCCCGCGTCACCGACGAGACGATCGTCATACCCGGCCACGGTCAGCCGCTGAGCAAGAAATCCGAACTGAGTGACTACAGGAAGATGCTCGTCGATATCCGCGGGAACGTCGCCAGACTGAAAGCCGAGGGAAAGCCGATCGATGAAGTCATTGCCGCGAAGCCGACTGAACAATTCGACGCGAAGTGGGGACAGTTCGTCATCGGCCCCGAGTTCTTCACCCGCCTTGTCTATCACGGCGTCTGA